The Mytilus galloprovincialis chromosome 4, xbMytGall1.hap1.1, whole genome shotgun sequence genome contains a region encoding:
- the LOC143072596 gene encoding uncharacterized protein LOC143072596 — translation MGNLNLIINAIVVALMAVYVIINERRFQETHDRTVENIDVKENLTVEIRRISEELKEVQYIDNVAKKLAVGLTDEIRRVSGESVEERAQTIDNVVKNMNTSITAEIRRISEKVENIENVVEKLKVSMTAEIPRICEERIAEKGNQYI, via the exons ATGGGCAACCTTAATCTAATCATCAATGCTATTGTTGTTGCACTGATGGCTGTATACGTAATCATAAATGAAAGAAGATTTCAGGAAACGCATGATCGAACAG TTGAAAATATTGATGTTAAAGAGAATCTGACTGTTGAAATCAGACGAATTTCTGAAGAACTAAAGGAAG TGCAATACATTGATAATGTCGCTAAGAAACTGGCTGTCGGTTTAACTGATGAAATAAGACGAGTTTCTGGTGAAAGTGTAGAAGAGAGAG cGCAAACAATAGATAATGTCGTAAAGAATATGAACACCAGTATAACTGCTGAAATAAGACGAATTTCTGAGAAAG TGGAAAACATTGAAAATGTTGTTGAGAAGCTTAAAGTGAGTATGACTGCTGAAATACCACGCATTTGTGAGGAAAGGATAGCAGAAAAAGGTAATCAATATATTTGA